A section of the Vicinamibacterales bacterium genome encodes:
- a CDS encoding HAMP domain-containing sensor histidine kinase, with protein sequence MVETTTAGAVLTRERRVSVPRIVAAGCGAAVLAVLIGAAVELLRFGRNDAAAAARVEQDVRAAFADMTADVERLAHAVAGDPAVAKAMASGLETDDGVRTLFDAAAGARAQLADSVPLVAITIYDARGGARGWAGRASDLPRERPAAPLFVAPSPLGLRLVYLDAIVSPSPDRSRLGSVAVEHVLTPVRAGSLLTSPEYVMPTRRAQVQLRLHDPANPPVPAAPAFTVAAPDGTPLVDVVIPPGELSGGRRHLRRYVTLIAVSLVALTILLLAGPLLDARVRAREPWRELRLTAAIVAVVLAGAGLLWLGFLVSPAADAEGHRRAVAVLLGGATAAAVAAALVSAAVRLRVALRAIRRSPEGGWVLFVAAQLACGIVLAALLIAFERLLGRSVDPSQVDLRHFSLHPWTAPRLATLSGVLLGHAAALWAGALACVIALARWRMPRRWSSRHAAAAALWLGPILVIAAIAYRGGWAVPVSAVVLGATACAAAALVAPRLVIWYRRVTAGSRILALFMAFLLPALLVYPSVHFVAERKMRSLIESRYAVEAMSHPQALQARLNEALAEIDALPDLTTLVTSARGAVGGCSTDPAFRIWNQTVLARARLTSDIEIYDGSGTLVSCFALNFPEYNRAAASETLRDCHWEIFGEALLFAGGQERNTLHAQRSVCADGRRIGMIAVHVVFDYRTLPFISSQSAYLDVFSPTGSAPLEGPPAGDVEFTAYGWGLTTIYSSAPDAWPLDDATFARVYRSREPFWTVLEKNDTAYNVYFANDRQFIYALGYPIPGVFDHLVRLAELTTLAAAGYVLALIGTAVFTRLSRVRPQTGRALLREIRASFYRKLFLAFVLASIVPVLTLALVIRTYFAGLLNEGIRAEAARTAAVAQRVIEESDALLRRGGEAAAGTFGSDDVMVWISQLINQDVNVFADAELVATSERDLFASGVLPTRTPDGVYRAIILQRLPSFVTEDQIGAVPYMVAAAPVRTGGATGALTVPLAFRQHEVEREIDELDRGVHLAALFFVLLGAGIGLSMAERIADPVRQLTRATGRIARGDFDARIAVRSSDELRRLVDAFNGMAAELKAQRDQLERTHRLEAWAEMARQVAHEIKNPLTPIQLSAEHLQRVHADRGQPLGPVLEGCVTAILGQVRLLRQIASEFSSFASSPTARRARVDAARLVHDVVEPYRAGLAGRIEIVNEIQAPLPPVLVDRTLVARALANVVENALHAMPGTGSLHITSTVEPGWVSIRVADTGVGMDDEALARVFEPYFSTKTTGTGLGLPIALRNVELSGGHIQVESRRGAGTTVTIRLPVDPSA encoded by the coding sequence GTGGTCGAGACGACGACTGCCGGCGCGGTGCTGACGCGCGAGCGCCGCGTCAGCGTACCGCGCATCGTCGCCGCCGGCTGCGGCGCGGCGGTCCTGGCCGTCCTCATCGGCGCCGCCGTCGAACTGCTGCGCTTCGGCCGGAACGACGCCGCCGCCGCGGCGCGGGTCGAGCAGGACGTGCGCGCCGCGTTCGCGGACATGACCGCCGACGTCGAGCGGCTGGCGCACGCGGTGGCGGGCGATCCGGCCGTGGCGAAGGCGATGGCGTCCGGGCTCGAGACGGACGACGGCGTCCGGACGCTCTTCGACGCCGCGGCCGGCGCGCGCGCGCAGCTGGCCGACAGCGTGCCGCTCGTCGCGATCACGATCTACGACGCCCGCGGCGGCGCGCGGGGCTGGGCCGGACGCGCCTCCGATCTGCCGCGCGAGCGTCCGGCGGCGCCGCTGTTCGTGGCGCCGTCTCCGCTCGGACTGCGGCTGGTCTACCTCGACGCGATCGTCTCCCCGTCGCCGGACCGCAGCCGGCTCGGCTCGGTTGCGGTCGAGCATGTGCTCACGCCGGTGCGCGCGGGTTCTCTGCTGACGTCTCCGGAGTACGTCATGCCGACGCGCCGCGCGCAGGTGCAGCTGCGGCTGCACGACCCGGCGAATCCGCCCGTACCGGCTGCGCCGGCCTTCACCGTTGCCGCGCCTGACGGCACGCCGCTCGTCGACGTCGTCATTCCGCCGGGCGAGCTGTCCGGCGGACGCCGGCACCTGCGGCGTTACGTCACGCTGATCGCGGTCTCGCTGGTGGCGCTGACGATCCTGCTGCTGGCCGGGCCGCTGCTCGACGCGCGGGTGCGCGCGCGCGAGCCCTGGCGCGAGCTGCGGCTCACCGCCGCCATCGTCGCCGTCGTCCTCGCCGGCGCCGGCCTGCTGTGGCTGGGATTCCTGGTGTCTCCCGCCGCGGATGCCGAAGGCCACCGCCGGGCGGTGGCCGTGCTGCTGGGAGGGGCGACCGCCGCGGCGGTCGCCGCGGCGCTGGTGTCTGCCGCCGTGCGGCTGCGTGTCGCGCTCCGGGCGATCCGGCGCTCGCCGGAAGGCGGCTGGGTCCTGTTCGTGGCGGCGCAGCTCGCGTGCGGCATCGTGCTCGCCGCGCTGCTGATTGCGTTCGAGCGGCTGCTCGGCCGCAGCGTCGATCCCTCGCAAGTCGATCTGCGCCACTTTTCGCTGCATCCGTGGACGGCTCCGCGGCTGGCGACGCTTTCGGGCGTGCTGCTCGGCCATGCGGCGGCGCTCTGGGCCGGCGCGCTGGCGTGCGTGATCGCCCTGGCGCGATGGCGGATGCCCCGGCGCTGGTCCTCGCGCCACGCCGCCGCTGCCGCGCTCTGGCTCGGGCCGATCCTGGTGATTGCCGCGATCGCCTACCGCGGCGGATGGGCGGTGCCCGTATCCGCGGTGGTGCTCGGCGCGACGGCCTGCGCCGCCGCGGCGCTGGTCGCGCCGCGGCTCGTCATCTGGTACCGCAGGGTGACGGCGGGGTCGCGGATTCTCGCGCTGTTCATGGCATTCCTGCTGCCGGCGCTGCTCGTCTACCCGTCCGTGCATTTCGTCGCCGAGCGCAAGATGCGCTCGCTCATCGAGAGCCGCTACGCCGTCGAGGCGATGAGCCACCCGCAGGCGCTGCAGGCGCGGTTGAACGAAGCGCTCGCCGAGATCGATGCGCTGCCCGATCTGACGACGCTCGTCACCTCGGCGCGGGGCGCCGTCGGCGGCTGCAGCACGGATCCGGCGTTCCGGATCTGGAACCAGACGGTGCTCGCCCGCGCGCGGCTCACCAGCGACATCGAGATCTACGACGGCTCGGGGACGCTGGTGAGCTGCTTCGCGCTGAACTTCCCCGAGTACAACCGCGCGGCCGCGAGCGAGACGCTGCGCGATTGCCACTGGGAGATCTTCGGCGAGGCGCTGCTCTTCGCCGGCGGGCAGGAGCGCAACACGCTGCATGCGCAGCGCAGCGTGTGCGCGGACGGGCGGCGGATCGGCATGATCGCGGTCCACGTCGTGTTCGACTACCGCACGCTGCCCTTCATCAGCTCCCAATCGGCGTATCTCGACGTCTTCAGTCCCACCGGCAGCGCGCCGCTCGAGGGGCCGCCCGCCGGCGACGTCGAGTTCACCGCCTACGGGTGGGGGCTGACCACGATCTATTCGTCCGCGCCCGACGCCTGGCCGCTCGACGACGCCACCTTCGCGCGCGTCTACCGCTCGCGCGAGCCGTTCTGGACGGTGCTCGAGAAGAACGACACCGCGTACAACGTCTACTTCGCCAACGATCGGCAGTTCATCTACGCGCTCGGATATCCGATTCCGGGAGTGTTCGATCACCTGGTACGGCTCGCCGAGCTGACCACGCTGGCGGCGGCCGGCTACGTTCTCGCGCTCATCGGCACGGCGGTGTTCACGCGGCTCTCGCGCGTGCGCCCGCAGACCGGACGGGCGCTGCTGCGCGAAATCCGCGCGAGCTTCTACCGCAAGCTGTTCCTCGCCTTCGTGCTCGCGTCGATCGTCCCGGTGCTGACGCTGGCGCTCGTCATCCGGACCTACTTCGCCGGACTGCTGAACGAAGGGATTCGCGCGGAGGCGGCCCGCACCGCCGCCGTCGCGCAGCGGGTGATCGAGGAGTCCGACGCGCTGCTCCGCCGGGGCGGCGAAGCGGCCGCCGGCACGTTCGGGAGTGACGACGTGATGGTGTGGATCAGCCAGTTGATCAACCAGGACGTCAACGTCTTTGCCGACGCGGAGCTGGTGGCGACGAGCGAGCGCGACCTGTTCGCCTCGGGCGTCCTGCCGACGCGAACGCCCGACGGCGTGTACCGCGCCATCATCCTGCAGCGGCTGCCGAGCTTCGTCACCGAGGACCAGATCGGCGCGGTGCCGTACATGGTGGCGGCGGCGCCGGTGCGGACCGGCGGGGCCACCGGCGCGCTCACCGTGCCGCTCGCCTTCCGCCAGCACGAAGTCGAGCGCGAGATCGACGAGCTCGATCGCGGCGTCCACCTGGCGGCGCTGTTCTTCGTGCTGCTCGGCGCCGGCATCGGCCTCTCGATGGCGGAGCGGATCGCCGACCCCGTCCGGCAGCTGACCCGCGCCACCGGGCGCATCGCGCGGGGCGATTTCGACGCGCGCATCGCGGTGCGTTCGTCCGACGAGCTGCGCCGGCTGGTCGACGCGTTCAACGGCATGGCCGCGGAGCTGAAAGCGCAGCGCGATCAGCTGGAGCGCACCCACCGCCTCGAGGCCTGGGCCGAGATGGCGCGGCAGGTGGCGCACGAGATCAAGAATCCCCTGACGCCGATCCAGCTCTCGGCGGAACACCTCCAGCGCGTGCACGCCGACCGCGGTCAGCCGCTCGGGCCGGTGCTCGAAGGCTGCGTCACCGCCATCCTCGGCCAGGTGCGGCTGCTGCGACAGATCGCGTCAGAGTTCTCGAGCTTCGCCTCGTCGCCGACCGCGCGCCGCGCGCGGGTCGACGCAGCGCGGCTGGTGCACGACGTCGTCGAGCCGTACCGTGCCGGACTTGCCGGACGCATCGAGATCGTCAACGAGATCCAGGCGCCGCTGCCTCCGGTGCTGGTGGACCGCACCCTCGTCGCGCGCGCGCTGGCGAATGTCGTCGAGAACGCGCTGCACGCGATGCCCGGCACCGGGTCGCTGCACATCACGTCGACGGTGGAGCCGGGCTGGGTCTCGATTCGAGTGGCGGACACCGGCGTGGGGATGGACGACGAAGCGCTCGCCCGCGTGTTCGAGCCCTACTTCTCCACCAAGACGACCGGCACGGGGCTGGGACTGCCGATTGCGCTGCGCAACGTCGAGTTGAGCGGCGGCCACATTCAGGTGGAGAGCCGCCGCGGCGCCGGCACCACGGTGACGATCAGACTACCGGTGGATCCGTCGGCTTGA
- a CDS encoding PLP-dependent aminotransferase family protein, which translates to MTESNSLFSRAAAQMTESAIRKMGTVLASGRDVISFAPGYPAPETFPWDEFSQIAAELLASRDGGVLQYGPTRGYRPLLEAIAGIMRQRGIAVSLEHLLVTTGSQQGLDLVARVFIDPGDVILVELPTYVGAISAFRNLQASMVGVPQEADGIDLDALDATWDRLRREGRRVKFLYVVPNFQNPTGLLIGPGKRRRLLEWAERRDVLILEDDPYRELYFEDSATEAEVRPIKADDAAGRVVYLSSFSKTLAPGFRVAWIAAPPAIAAKLEMAKQAEDLLTGSLDQRMIYEACRRGVLERQLPMLRRHYAHKRDVMQTALQRELRGATWPTPKGGFFLWVALPAGIDAGRMIHRAIEHGVIYVAGEAFYVNAQGRNMLRLSFSAPTPERIDAGVARLAATLRDEAAAQATAAAAEGPAAS; encoded by the coding sequence ATGACTGAGTCGAACAGCCTGTTCTCGCGCGCCGCCGCGCAGATGACCGAATCCGCCATCCGGAAGATGGGGACGGTGCTCGCCAGCGGACGCGACGTCATTTCCTTCGCCCCCGGGTATCCGGCGCCCGAGACGTTCCCGTGGGACGAGTTCTCACAGATCGCCGCGGAGCTGCTCGCCAGCCGCGACGGCGGCGTACTGCAGTACGGCCCGACCCGCGGCTACCGGCCGCTGCTCGAGGCGATCGCCGGGATCATGCGCCAGCGCGGCATTGCGGTCTCGCTGGAGCACCTGCTGGTCACCACCGGATCGCAACAGGGACTCGACCTGGTCGCGCGCGTCTTCATCGATCCGGGCGACGTCATCCTCGTCGAGCTGCCGACCTACGTCGGCGCGATCAGCGCGTTCCGCAACCTCCAGGCGTCGATGGTCGGGGTGCCTCAGGAAGCGGACGGCATCGATCTCGATGCGCTCGACGCGACCTGGGATCGGCTCCGCCGCGAAGGGCGCCGCGTCAAGTTCCTGTACGTCGTGCCGAACTTCCAGAATCCGACCGGCCTGCTGATCGGCCCGGGCAAACGACGCCGCCTCCTCGAGTGGGCGGAACGCCGCGACGTGCTGATCCTCGAAGATGATCCGTATCGCGAGCTGTACTTCGAAGACTCCGCCACCGAAGCGGAAGTGCGGCCGATCAAGGCGGACGACGCCGCCGGGCGCGTGGTCTATCTGAGCAGCTTCTCCAAGACGCTGGCGCCCGGGTTCCGGGTGGCGTGGATCGCGGCGCCACCGGCGATCGCCGCGAAGCTGGAGATGGCGAAACAGGCCGAGGACCTGCTGACCGGGTCGCTCGACCAGCGGATGATCTACGAGGCGTGCCGGCGAGGCGTGCTCGAACGGCAGCTTCCGATGCTCCGCCGGCACTACGCGCACAAGCGCGACGTGATGCAGACGGCGCTGCAGCGCGAACTGCGGGGCGCTACGTGGCCGACGCCGAAGGGCGGATTCTTTCTGTGGGTCGCGCTGCCCGCCGGCATCGATGCGGGCCGCATGATCCACCGCGCCATCGAACACGGCGTGATCTACGTCGCCGGCGAGGCGTTCTACGTCAACGCTCAGGGCCGGAACATGCTGCGCCTGTCCTTCTCCGCGCCAACGCCGGAACGGATCGACGCGGGCGTCGCCCGGCTCGCGGCTACGCTCCGCGACGAGGCGGCAGCACAGGCGACAGCGGCCGCAGCTGAAGGCCCGGCAGCGTCGTAA
- a CDS encoding PQQ-binding-like beta-propeller repeat protein → MGLLTASAFAADRPAPPRLPIAAKWSVDLTTAVASDPVADGDRVFLALRSAHLVALRAADGGEAWRVEKTVSVPFAAADGLVFIAADEAIEALSAADGRSVWLLPRVKAVAPLVVAGTLLFAVTAEEIVAVRAADGAIAWRQPAGGVDLPPAIDGTRVYLGAKDGRIIALDVADGTLRWEKYVRLGVTAIGAGAGRVYAGAGDKRFHCLNARSGSPEWSFHVGALINGRLAVDGDRVYFSALDNVVRALDRATGNQRWKRPLNRRPIAGVRLLGHVVFVPIAGAELVMLYDHDGVPSGIITLAGDTSRDTPPAFRETEAGLELFVVTGGLSNLWKMTHIGPAGEAAMVPFASMDIPGAMFLTDPVLAPIAQVLPWVLGDPVLQPLEDLGWPLRMDDPPLVPLTTLPGLQLRPLSPVLPPRRGA, encoded by the coding sequence TTGGGGCTGCTGACCGCATCGGCGTTCGCTGCCGACCGGCCGGCGCCGCCGCGGCTGCCGATCGCCGCCAAGTGGTCGGTTGATCTGACCACCGCGGTGGCCAGCGATCCGGTCGCCGACGGCGACCGCGTGTTCCTTGCGCTGCGCTCCGCCCACCTGGTCGCCCTCCGCGCCGCCGACGGCGGCGAGGCGTGGCGCGTCGAGAAGACCGTCTCCGTCCCGTTCGCCGCCGCGGACGGCCTCGTGTTCATCGCCGCCGACGAGGCGATTGAAGCGCTGAGCGCGGCCGACGGGCGGAGCGTGTGGCTGCTGCCGCGCGTGAAGGCGGTGGCACCGCTGGTTGTCGCCGGCACGCTGCTGTTCGCGGTCACGGCCGAGGAGATCGTTGCCGTGCGGGCCGCGGATGGGGCGATCGCCTGGCGCCAGCCGGCCGGCGGCGTCGATCTGCCGCCGGCGATCGATGGCACTCGCGTGTACCTGGGCGCGAAGGACGGCCGCATCATCGCGCTGGACGTCGCCGACGGAACCCTTCGATGGGAAAAGTACGTGCGGCTCGGCGTCACGGCGATCGGCGCGGGCGCCGGGCGCGTGTACGCCGGCGCGGGCGACAAGCGGTTCCATTGCCTGAACGCGAGGAGCGGGAGTCCGGAGTGGTCCTTCCACGTCGGCGCGCTGATCAACGGCCGCCTCGCCGTCGACGGGGACCGCGTCTACTTTTCCGCGCTCGACAACGTCGTCCGCGCCCTGGACCGTGCGACCGGCAACCAGCGCTGGAAGCGGCCGCTGAACCGGCGCCCGATTGCCGGGGTCCGGCTGCTCGGCCATGTCGTGTTCGTGCCGATTGCCGGCGCCGAGCTGGTCATGCTGTACGACCATGACGGCGTGCCGAGCGGCATCATCACGCTCGCCGGGGACACGTCCCGCGACACGCCTCCCGCGTTCCGCGAAACCGAGGCGGGCCTCGAGCTGTTCGTGGTCACCGGCGGGCTCTCGAATCTCTGGAAGATGACGCACATCGGACCCGCAGGAGAGGCGGCGATGGTGCCGTTCGCGTCGATGGACATCCCCGGCGCGATGTTCCTGACCGATCCGGTGCTGGCGCCGATCGCGCAGGTGCTGCCGTGGGTGCTCGGCGATCCGGTACTGCAGCCGCTCGAGGACCTCGGGTGGCCGCTGCGCATGGACGACCCGCCGCTGGTGCCGCTTACGACGCTGCCGGGCCTTCAGCTGCGGCCGCTGTCGCCTGTGCTGCCGCCTCGTCGCGGAGCGTAG